The following proteins come from a genomic window of Timaviella obliquedivisa GSE-PSE-MK23-08B:
- a CDS encoding TIGR03032 family protein, whose amino-acid sequence MNASLDIFASRHFVEWLSEHRLSLALTTYQTSRLILLGATPEGRISGFERLFDRAMGLCATSERLYLSSKYQIWQFDNVLEVGQFYKDYDKLYIPRIGYTTGDLDIHDVVIDRTGKLIFVSTLLNCLATVSDRHSCTPLWQPSFISKLVNEDRCHLNGLAMIDGEPRYVTACSQSDIVDGWRDKRRNGGCVIDLHSHQIVATGLSMPHSPRYYHDRLWLHNSGTGEFGYLNLQAGTFEAIAFCPGYLRGLAFWQDFAIVSLSKPRREDHTFSGLALDDQLAAKDAEARCGLMVIDLHTGSIVHWLRLEGVITELYDVQVLPKVQRPMALGFQTDEVAQLLTLDKMGSL is encoded by the coding sequence ATGAATGCCTCCCTAGACATCTTTGCTTCTCGCCACTTTGTTGAATGGTTGAGCGAACACCGCCTGAGCCTTGCTCTGACTACTTACCAAACCTCTCGCCTGATCCTTTTAGGAGCCACGCCTGAAGGACGAATTTCAGGATTTGAGCGGCTTTTTGATCGGGCAATGGGGCTGTGTGCAACCTCAGAGCGACTTTATCTTAGTTCTAAGTACCAAATTTGGCAGTTTGATAATGTTTTGGAAGTAGGGCAGTTCTATAAGGATTATGACAAGCTTTATATTCCCCGAATTGGCTACACCACCGGAGATTTGGATATTCATGATGTGGTGATCGATCGCACGGGCAAGTTAATTTTTGTTAGTACTTTATTAAACTGTTTAGCGACGGTCAGCGATCGCCATAGCTGCACTCCCCTTTGGCAACCTTCTTTCATTTCTAAGTTGGTCAACGAAGATCGGTGTCACCTGAATGGGCTGGCAATGATCGATGGCGAACCGCGCTATGTGACTGCCTGTAGTCAATCCGATATTGTGGATGGCTGGCGCGACAAACGGCGTAACGGTGGGTGTGTCATTGATTTGCATTCTCATCAAATCGTTGCCACAGGCTTATCTATGCCCCACTCGCCTCGCTACTACCATGACAGGCTATGGCTACATAACTCTGGAACAGGCGAATTCGGATACTTAAATTTGCAAGCTGGAACCTTTGAAGCGATCGCCTTTTGTCCAGGCTACTTGAGAGGCTTAGCCTTTTGGCAGGACTTCGCCATTGTGAGTCTGTCCAAACCTCGGCGGGAAGACCATACATTTTCAGGACTAGCACTCGATGACCAATTAGCCGCTAAAGATGCCGAAGCCCGCTGCGGTTTGATGGTTATTGACTTGCATACGGGCAGCATTGTCCATTGGTTACGGTTAGAAGGCGTGATTACTGAACTCTACGATGTGCAAGTTCTACCCAAGGTACAGCGTCCGATGGCGTTAGGTTTCCAGACTGATGAAGTCGCGCAGCTACTGACGCTAGACAAGATGGGCAGCCTTTAA
- the mraY gene encoding phospho-N-acetylmuramoyl-pentapeptide-transferase, with amino-acid sequence MDAKLHPDRPLSGLVGYHLFLTLGAGLSIVALVLDWFAGRSLFSGIGLTLPLIVCALATAGVGFWAVPMLRALKAGQVIRQDGPQAHLKKAGTPTMGGIFFVPVAVMLALVWTGFNSNVLAVSVLTLAYGAIGFLDDWQILLKKSNKGISARMKLALQIGFAAFFCIWMAWSQPWDITTILLPLGMTLPLGAAFWLLAGFVLVAESNATNLTDGLDGLAGGTGAIALMGLGALIAPTSPELMVFCAGLSGGCLGFLAHNHNPAKVFMGDTGSLALGGALAAVGLLSHSLFALLILSGIFLVESLSVIAQVGYYKATKNSDGVGKRLFKMAPLHHHFELTGWSETTVVSRFYLIGGLLAILGFTVH; translated from the coding sequence GTGGATGCAAAATTGCACCCCGATAGACCCCTCAGTGGTCTTGTGGGATACCATCTATTTCTAACGTTAGGAGCAGGGCTAAGCATTGTCGCTTTGGTTCTAGATTGGTTTGCTGGACGATCGCTTTTTTCAGGCATTGGGCTAACGTTGCCTCTAATCGTCTGTGCTTTAGCAACGGCTGGGGTGGGCTTTTGGGCTGTACCGATGCTGAGAGCTCTCAAGGCAGGACAAGTAATTCGCCAAGATGGGCCCCAGGCACACTTGAAGAAAGCAGGGACTCCCACGATGGGAGGCATCTTCTTTGTTCCTGTTGCAGTAATGTTGGCTTTGGTTTGGACTGGGTTTAATTCTAATGTTCTAGCAGTATCGGTGCTAACACTGGCTTATGGGGCGATCGGCTTCTTAGATGATTGGCAAATCCTCTTGAAGAAGTCGAACAAAGGCATTTCCGCCCGGATGAAACTGGCGTTGCAAATTGGCTTTGCCGCATTCTTCTGTATCTGGATGGCGTGGAGCCAACCTTGGGACATTACGACTATTCTTTTACCGTTAGGGATGACTCTTCCCTTGGGGGCAGCATTCTGGCTATTAGCGGGGTTTGTCTTGGTAGCTGAAAGCAATGCAACCAATCTAACCGATGGATTAGATGGCTTGGCGGGTGGAACAGGAGCGATCGCGCTGATGGGTTTGGGGGCACTGATTGCGCCAACTTCTCCAGAACTCATGGTTTTTTGTGCTGGTCTCAGCGGCGGCTGTTTAGGGTTTTTAGCGCACAACCATAACCCGGCAAAAGTTTTCATGGGTGATACGGGCTCCTTGGCGCTAGGCGGTGCCTTAGCAGCCGTGGGTTTGCTGAGTCACTCGCTGTTTGCGTTACTCATTTTGAGCGGCATCTTCCTGGTTGAGTCGCTGTCTGTGATTGCTCAGGTCGGCTACTACAAGGCAACAAAGAATAGTGATGGCGTGGGCAAAAGACTTTTCAAAATGGCTCCCTTGCATCATCACTTTGAATTAACGGGTTGGTCTGAAACTACGGTGGTTTCTCGTTTCTACTTAATCGGTGGCTTGTTGGCAATCTTGGGTTTTACAGTTCACTAA
- a CDS encoding DUF3134 domain-containing protein — protein MDRKNPALHQVPRSQPAAVIPLQRDASILGWLEGTGRMLARDVQDFDYREDGEEITDLMAGEDNSFEADDDDDDALDLDD, from the coding sequence ATGGATAGGAAAAACCCTGCGCTCCATCAAGTCCCCCGAAGTCAACCTGCTGCCGTCATTCCCCTGCAACGAGATGCTTCTATCTTAGGCTGGTTAGAAGGAACTGGGCGGATGCTTGCCCGAGACGTTCAAGATTTTGATTACCGTGAAGACGGTGAAGAAATCACTGATTTGATGGCGGGCGAAGATAACTCGTTTGAGGCAGATGATGACGATGATGATGCGCTCGATTTAGACGACTAG
- a CDS encoding PAP/fibrillin family protein, which produces MLGKSALLEAIAGKNRGLLATDSERRAILATVAQLEERNPTPRPLEAIDKLNGNWRLLFTTSQGLLKIDQFPLVKLGQIYQYIQASSSSIYNVAETSGLPFLEGMVSVAAKFVPLSDRRVKVNFERSIIGLQRLVDYRSVDHFIQQIEAGEKFKAIDFSITSREQKGWLDVTYLDDDLRIGRGNEGSVFVLTKT; this is translated from the coding sequence ATGCTTGGTAAATCAGCTTTACTGGAGGCGATCGCCGGGAAAAATCGCGGATTACTAGCGACTGATTCTGAGCGACGAGCTATTTTGGCAACGGTGGCGCAACTGGAAGAACGTAACCCCACTCCTCGCCCCTTAGAAGCGATCGATAAACTCAACGGCAACTGGCGGTTGCTGTTCACAACTAGTCAGGGACTATTGAAAATTGATCAATTTCCACTGGTCAAACTCGGACAAATTTATCAGTATATTCAAGCCAGTTCTTCTAGCATTTATAACGTCGCTGAAACTTCTGGTTTACCCTTTCTTGAGGGGATGGTGAGCGTCGCGGCAAAGTTTGTGCCTTTGTCCGATCGCCGGGTAAAAGTAAACTTTGAGCGATCGATTATTGGCTTACAGCGCCTGGTCGATTATCGATCGGTCGATCACTTTATTCAGCAGATTGAGGCAGGAGAAAAGTTTAAGGCGATCGATTTCAGCATTACCAGCCGCGAACAAAAAGGTTGGCTGGACGTGACTTACTTAGACGACGATCTGCGAATTGGACGAGGCAATGAAGGCAGCGTATTTGTCCTAACTAAAACTTAA
- a CDS encoding magnesium chelatase subunit H: protein MFTHVKPTIRHIAPTDLQGRSLIKVVYVVLEPQYQSSLSAAVRSINESNPSVAIEISGYLLEELRSAENYEAFKHDVSQANIFIASLIFIEELADKVVAAVEPHRDRLDVSVVFPSMPQVMRLNKMGSFSLAQIGQSKSMISSFMKKRKEKSGAGFQDAMLKLLRTLPQVLKFLPMEKAQDARHFMLSFQYWLGGSADNLENFLLMLADKYVPAAEGLKEVTLQYRDPVTYPDMGIWHPLAPSMFEDLKEYLNWFSSRSDISADLKDPLAPTVGLVLQRTHLVTGDDAHYVAMVQELECMGARVVPVFAGGLDFSKPVDAYFYDPISKKTLVDVVVSLTGFALVGGPARQDHPKAIESLSRLGRPYMVALPLVFQTTEEWQESDLGLHPIQVALQIAIPELDGAIEPIIMSGRDGNTGRAIALQDRVEAIAQRAMKWATLRRKPKIHKKLAITVFSFPPDKGNVGTAAYLDVFGSIFEVMQALKQNGYDLQDVPDSAEELMLAVIHDAQAQYNSPELNIAYKMSVPEYEALTPYHHRLEDSWGSAPGQLNTDGQNMLIYGKTFGNVFIGIQPTFGYEGDPMRLLFSRSASPHHGFAAYYTYLEHIWKADAVLHFGTHGSLEFMPGKQMGMSNDCYPDSLIGKIPNLYYYAANNPSEATIAKRRSYAETISYLTPPAENAGLYKGLKELSELIASYQTLKDSGRSTSIINAIIDKCRLVNLDKDINLPEECSEMDGEARDTLVGQVYIRLMEIESRLLPCGLHIIGKPPTAEEAVATLVNIAGLDRPEDNLLSLPRIIANSLGRDMDDIFKRSDRGVLEDVQLLFDINQACRDAVAAMVKEQTDAEGRVSKVTKLNFFNMGKKTPWIESLHTSGYPKVDADAIKPLFEYLEFCLKQVTADNELGALLKALEGEYILPGPGGDPIRNPDVLPTGKNIHALDPQSIPTTAAVQSAQIVVDRLLARQKAENGTYPETIAFVLWGTDNIKTYGESLAQVMLLVGVLPVPDALGRVNKLELIPLETLGRPRVDVVVNCSGVFRDLFINQMNLLDRAIKMAAEADEPLEMNFVRKHALKQAEDMGVNLRQAATRVFSNASGSYSSNVNLAVENSTWETESELQDMYLARKSFSFNSDNPGMMDQSRDIFEASLKTVEVTFQNLDSAEISLTDVSHYFDSDPTKVVSTLRGDGKTPASYIADTTTANAQVRSLSETVRLDARTKMLNPKWYEGMLSHGYEGVRELSKRLVNTMGWSATAGAVDNWIYEDTNTTFIADQEMRDRLMNLNPNSFRKMVGTLLEVNGRGYWETSESNLQLLRELYQQVEDRIEGVE from the coding sequence ATGTTCACACACGTTAAGCCCACCATCAGACACATCGCACCCACCGATCTTCAGGGGCGATCGCTGATTAAAGTGGTCTACGTCGTGCTAGAGCCGCAATATCAAAGTTCGCTCTCTGCGGCAGTTCGATCGATCAACGAAAGCAACCCCAGTGTTGCTATTGAGATTAGTGGGTATCTGCTAGAAGAGCTTCGTAGCGCCGAAAACTATGAAGCATTTAAGCACGATGTATCTCAAGCCAATATTTTTATTGCATCGCTGATTTTTATTGAAGAATTAGCCGACAAAGTTGTAGCAGCAGTTGAGCCTCACCGCGATCGCCTGGACGTTTCGGTCGTCTTCCCGTCCATGCCCCAAGTCATGCGCCTAAACAAAATGGGCAGCTTCTCGTTGGCGCAGATTGGGCAGTCGAAGAGCATGATCTCTAGCTTCATGAAAAAGCGCAAGGAGAAATCCGGCGCAGGCTTCCAAGACGCGATGCTGAAGCTGCTGCGAACGCTGCCCCAGGTGCTAAAGTTTCTGCCCATGGAAAAAGCGCAGGATGCTAGACACTTCATGCTCAGCTTCCAGTATTGGTTGGGCGGATCTGCTGATAACCTGGAAAACTTCTTGCTGATGTTGGCAGATAAATACGTGCCAGCCGCAGAAGGACTCAAGGAAGTTACGCTTCAGTACCGCGATCCAGTTACCTACCCTGACATGGGCATCTGGCATCCGCTGGCTCCCAGTATGTTTGAGGATTTGAAAGAGTATCTCAATTGGTTTAGTTCGCGGTCAGATATTTCTGCTGATCTGAAGGATCCCCTGGCTCCAACAGTAGGCTTGGTGCTGCAAAGAACTCACTTGGTCACAGGTGACGATGCTCACTATGTGGCAATGGTGCAAGAGTTGGAATGCATGGGCGCGCGCGTCGTGCCTGTGTTCGCAGGTGGGCTGGACTTTTCTAAGCCTGTCGATGCTTATTTCTACGACCCGATCTCTAAGAAGACTCTGGTCGATGTTGTGGTTTCTCTGACCGGGTTTGCCCTAGTCGGTGGTCCAGCGCGGCAGGATCATCCTAAGGCGATCGAATCTCTCAGTCGTTTGGGTCGCCCGTACATGGTGGCATTGCCATTGGTCTTTCAAACTACCGAAGAGTGGCAGGAGAGTGATTTAGGGTTGCACCCCATCCAAGTCGCATTACAAATTGCGATTCCTGAACTAGATGGCGCGATCGAACCCATCATCATGTCTGGGCGAGATGGTAATACGGGTAGAGCGATCGCTCTGCAAGACCGTGTGGAAGCGATCGCCCAACGTGCTATGAAATGGGCAACTCTGCGCCGCAAGCCCAAAATTCACAAAAAGCTAGCAATTACTGTCTTCAGCTTCCCTCCCGACAAAGGAAACGTGGGTACAGCCGCTTACTTAGATGTGTTTGGCTCTATTTTTGAAGTCATGCAGGCACTTAAACAGAACGGCTACGACCTCCAAGACGTGCCCGACTCTGCTGAAGAATTGATGCTGGCAGTCATCCACGATGCCCAAGCCCAATACAATAGCCCCGAACTTAACATTGCTTACAAAATGTCTGTGCCTGAGTACGAGGCACTCACCCCATACCATCATCGGCTGGAAGATTCCTGGGGTTCTGCCCCTGGACAACTCAACACTGATGGGCAGAATATGCTGATTTACGGCAAAACCTTCGGCAACGTCTTCATTGGCATTCAGCCCACTTTTGGCTACGAAGGCGACCCGATGCGGCTGCTGTTCTCTCGCTCTGCCAGCCCGCACCACGGCTTTGCGGCGTACTACACCTATCTAGAGCACATCTGGAAGGCGGATGCAGTCCTGCACTTTGGTACTCACGGTTCCCTAGAGTTCATGCCTGGCAAACAGATGGGGATGTCGAATGATTGTTACCCCGATAGTTTGATTGGCAAAATTCCTAATCTTTATTACTACGCGGCAAATAATCCTTCTGAAGCAACGATCGCCAAACGCCGCAGCTATGCTGAAACCATCAGCTACCTTACTCCTCCTGCCGAAAACGCTGGACTATACAAAGGACTAAAGGAACTGAGCGAACTGATCGCCTCTTACCAAACCCTCAAAGATTCGGGGCGCTCGACCTCAATCATCAACGCCATCATCGACAAGTGCCGTTTGGTGAACCTGGATAAGGACATTAACCTGCCTGAAGAATGCAGTGAAATGGATGGCGAAGCACGGGATACCCTGGTGGGTCAGGTTTACATCCGGCTGATGGAAATTGAATCGCGCTTGCTGCCCTGTGGGTTGCATATTATTGGTAAGCCGCCGACTGCTGAGGAAGCAGTAGCAACATTAGTCAATATTGCCGGACTCGATCGCCCTGAAGATAATCTTCTCAGTCTTCCCCGCATTATTGCCAATAGTTTGGGGCGAGATATGGATGACATCTTTAAGAGAAGCGATCGCGGCGTTCTCGAAGATGTGCAATTGCTATTCGATATCAATCAAGCGTGTCGAGATGCAGTGGCGGCAATGGTGAAAGAACAGACCGATGCAGAAGGTCGGGTTTCTAAAGTCACTAAGCTTAACTTCTTCAACATGGGTAAGAAAACGCCCTGGATCGAGTCGTTACATACATCTGGCTATCCCAAAGTTGATGCCGATGCCATCAAGCCCCTATTTGAATATCTAGAGTTCTGCCTTAAGCAAGTCACTGCCGACAATGAGTTAGGCGCACTGCTGAAGGCGCTGGAAGGTGAATATATTTTGCCAGGGCCCGGTGGCGATCCAATCCGCAACCCGGATGTATTGCCGACTGGCAAAAACATTCACGCCCTCGATCCCCAGTCCATTCCAACTACTGCCGCTGTGCAGTCAGCGCAGATTGTGGTAGACCGTCTGTTAGCAAGACAAAAGGCTGAGAACGGGACTTATCCTGAAACGATCGCCTTTGTCCTTTGGGGCACTGATAACATCAAAACCTATGGCGAATCTCTGGCGCAAGTCATGCTGTTGGTAGGCGTGCTTCCGGTTCCTGATGCGTTGGGTCGGGTTAACAAGTTAGAGCTAATTCCTCTAGAAACATTGGGTCGTCCTCGCGTAGACGTAGTGGTTAACTGCTCCGGTGTTTTCCGCGATCTGTTTATTAACCAGATGAACCTGCTCGATCGCGCTATCAAAATGGCAGCCGAAGCCGATGAGCCTTTGGAAATGAACTTTGTGCGTAAACACGCCCTCAAGCAAGCCGAAGACATGGGCGTTAACCTGCGGCAAGCTGCGACTCGCGTATTCTCTAATGCTTCTGGCTCCTACTCTTCTAACGTCAACCTGGCAGTGGAAAATAGCACCTGGGAAACCGAGTCAGAACTTCAGGATATGTATTTAGCGCGGAAGTCTTTTTCCTTCAACTCCGATAATCCTGGCATGATGGATCAATCGCGGGATATTTTTGAGGCTTCGTTGAAGACGGTGGAAGTGACGTTCCAGAACCTCGATTCTGCTGAGATTTCTTTAACCGATGTATCCCACTACTTTGACTCTGACCCAACCAAGGTCGTCTCGACGCTGCGAGGCGATGGTAAAACACCTGCTTCTTACATTGCCGATACGACGACGGCAAATGCACAGGTGCGATCGCTCTCTGAAACCGTTCGCCTCGATGCTCGTACCAAGATGCTCAACCCCAAATGGTACGAAGGGATGTTATCCCACGGCTACGAAGGTGTGCGCGAACTCTCTAAGCGCCTGGTCAACACAATGGGCTGGTCAGCCACCGCCGGAGCCGTTGATAACTGGATCTACGAAGACACGAACACCACGTTTATTGCCGATCAGGAAATGCGCGATCGCCTCATGAACCTCAACCCCAACTCTTTCCGCAAGATGGTAGGGACATTGTTAGAAGTTAATGGTCGTGGCTATTGGGAAACCAGTGAAAGCAATTTGCAGCTTCTACGAGAACTTTATCAGCAGGTGGAAGACCGAATTGAAGGCGTAGAATAG
- a CDS encoding Uma2 family endonuclease — protein MVEISQTPTFVEYPDSDGQPMTESDATRIYLIYCVEALRLFFRGRSQVYVSGNLFIYYQEGQPNKSVSPDVFVVFGVSNRKRRSYKAWQESGKLPSFILEITSLSTKKQDEESKPLLYASLGVPEYFQYDPTGDYLKPQLKGRRLVNGIYEPIAPTTLADGTVVLQSETLGLDLRLLPADQTTVQSPGIATRELRLFDPQTGAKLLSYQEAEQARLEAEQLANEERQRAEQESQRAEQESQRAEQAEQRLTELMERLQIQGINLEP, from the coding sequence ATGGTCGAAATCTCCCAAACTCCAACTTTTGTTGAATATCCTGACAGCGACGGTCAACCCATGACGGAAAGCGATGCCACGCGCATTTATTTAATTTATTGCGTGGAAGCCCTGAGGCTGTTTTTTCGGGGGCGATCGCAAGTCTACGTCTCTGGTAATTTGTTTATTTACTATCAAGAAGGTCAGCCCAACAAAAGCGTCTCGCCCGATGTTTTTGTGGTGTTTGGAGTCAGCAATAGAAAACGGCGTAGTTACAAAGCTTGGCAAGAGTCGGGTAAGTTGCCCTCTTTTATTTTGGAGATTACTTCTCTTAGCACTAAAAAGCAGGACGAAGAATCTAAGCCTTTGCTGTACGCGAGTTTGGGAGTTCCAGAATATTTCCAGTATGACCCGACAGGTGATTATCTGAAACCGCAACTCAAGGGTAGGCGGTTAGTCAACGGTATCTACGAGCCGATCGCTCCCACCACCCTTGCCGATGGCACTGTCGTCTTACAGAGTGAGACGCTGGGGCTTGATTTGCGGCTATTGCCTGCCGACCAAACCACTGTGCAGTCCCCAGGAATTGCGACGAGAGAGCTAAGGCTTTTTGACCCCCAAACAGGCGCAAAGCTATTGAGCTATCAGGAGGCTGAGCAAGCAAGGTTAGAGGCTGAGCAGCTAGCCAATGAAGAACGTCAGAGGGCAGAGCAGGAATCGCAACGTGCAGAGCAGGAATCGCAACGCGCAGAGCAAGCGGAACAGAGATTGACAGAGTTGATGGAAAGACTTCAGATACAGGGAATCAACCTGGAGCCTTAA
- the ilvD gene encoding dihydroxy-acid dehydratase has protein sequence MPENKSDSTSKSKPENLKSRVVTQGVQRSPNRAMLRAVGFKNEDFTKPIVGVASAHSTITPCNMGIAPLAIRAEAGIRAAGGMPQTFGTITISDGISMGTEGMKYSLVSRDVIADSIETVCMGQSLDGVLAIGGCDKNMPGAMIAMARMNIPALFVYGGTIKPGHLEGEDLTVVSSFEAVGQYSAGKINEARLTAVEEKACPGAGSCGGMFTANTMSSAFEAIGMSLMYSSTMAAEDAEKAVNTEEAGKVLVEAIRKNICPRDIITRQSLENAISVIMAVGGSTNAVLHFLAIAHSANIPFTIDDFEPIRARVPVLCDLKPSGRFVATDLHTAGGIPQVMKMLLNHGLLHGDCLTITGETIAQRLKDIPAEPRPDQQVIRPWNNPMYPQGHLGILKGNLAQEGSVAKLTGIKFRKITGSARVFESEESCLDAILAGKINPGDVLVIRYEGPKGGPGMREMLAPTSAIIGAGLGDSVGLITDGRFSGGTYGMVVGHVAPEAFVGGNIALIHEGDSITIDADARLLQVNLTDEVLAERRSQWQQPQALYKSGVLAKYAHLVSSSSLGAVTDLLKY, from the coding sequence ATGCCTGAGAACAAATCTGACAGCACATCTAAAAGTAAGCCTGAGAATTTGAAAAGCCGAGTTGTAACCCAAGGGGTGCAGCGATCGCCCAATCGCGCCATGCTCCGAGCGGTGGGCTTTAAGAATGAAGATTTTACTAAACCGATCGTCGGGGTTGCCAGTGCCCACAGCACCATTACGCCATGCAATATGGGCATTGCGCCGCTGGCAATCAGGGCAGAGGCAGGGATTCGGGCAGCAGGAGGAATGCCTCAAACGTTTGGCACCATTACGATTAGCGATGGCATTTCTATGGGCACCGAGGGGATGAAGTATTCCCTGGTGTCGCGGGATGTGATTGCCGATTCCATTGAAACTGTTTGCATGGGGCAAAGTTTGGATGGGGTGCTGGCGATCGGCGGCTGCGATAAGAATATGCCAGGAGCCATGATTGCGATGGCGCGGATGAATATTCCGGCTCTGTTTGTCTATGGCGGCACCATTAAGCCGGGACATTTGGAGGGCGAAGATTTAACAGTGGTGAGTTCGTTTGAGGCGGTAGGGCAATACAGCGCTGGCAAAATTAACGAGGCACGGCTAACTGCTGTTGAAGAAAAGGCTTGTCCTGGTGCGGGGTCTTGCGGCGGTATGTTTACGGCTAACACCATGTCTTCGGCGTTTGAGGCGATCGGCATGAGTCTGATGTATTCCTCCACAATGGCGGCTGAAGATGCTGAGAAAGCAGTGAATACGGAAGAAGCCGGAAAGGTGTTAGTAGAGGCAATTCGGAAAAATATTTGCCCCCGCGACATTATTACGCGCCAGTCGCTTGAAAATGCAATCTCGGTCATTATGGCGGTCGGTGGCTCGACTAATGCGGTGCTGCACTTTTTGGCGATCGCCCACAGTGCCAACATTCCTTTCACCATTGATGATTTTGAACCCATCCGCGCTCGCGTTCCCGTTCTCTGCGATCTCAAGCCCAGCGGTCGTTTCGTCGCTACTGACTTACATACAGCAGGCGGTATCCCCCAGGTTATGAAAATGCTGCTTAACCACGGTTTGCTCCACGGCGATTGCCTGACCATTACCGGAGAAACGATCGCCCAGCGCCTCAAAGATATTCCTGCTGAACCTCGCCCCGATCAACAGGTCATTCGTCCCTGGAACAACCCCATGTATCCGCAGGGGCATCTGGGAATCTTGAAGGGTAACTTGGCGCAGGAAGGTTCTGTCGCGAAGTTGACGGGCATCAAGTTTCGGAAGATTACAGGATCTGCACGAGTATTTGAGTCTGAGGAATCCTGTCTAGACGCAATTTTGGCAGGCAAGATTAATCCAGGGGACGTACTGGTAATTCGCTACGAAGGGCCAAAGGGCGGGCCAGGAATGCGAGAAATGCTAGCGCCGACTTCGGCAATTATTGGCGCAGGCTTGGGCGATTCAGTCGGACTAATTACTGATGGTCGCTTTTCTGGGGGAACCTATGGCATGGTTGTCGGACACGTCGCACCAGAAGCATTTGTGGGCGGCAACATTGCCCTAATTCACGAAGGCGACTCCATCACCATTGATGCCGATGCCCGACTGTTGCAGGTCAATTTGACCGATGAAGTTTTGGCAGAGCGGCGATCGCAGTGGCAGCAGCCTCAGGCTCTTTATAAATCAGGAGTGCTGGCAAAATATGCCCATCTAGTCTCTTCCAGTAGCCTAGGGGCTGTAACAGACTTGTTAAAATACTGA
- a CDS encoding pentapeptide repeat-containing protein: protein MNVEELLEQYAAGKRDFREINLAGANLSGIDLSEINLRRANLQQANLCGTNLNSANLRESNLIDANLREANLTEVNCIGADLTRANLYEANLTRAGMRGTKLVEANLTRAILLEANLGEAILNQANLSEANLSHAALHRAKLAETNLTHAVLNSANLTSAMLTGAILEGAILTNAILHGVSLEEADLREADLSRAQCVGANLINANLCQINGRGLNLSWTSLRGAKLRRANLYRAVLCWANLSETDLSEAVLISANINQANFQHADLTATVMPSGSTHN from the coding sequence ATGAACGTTGAAGAACTGCTGGAACAATATGCAGCAGGAAAGCGAGATTTTCGAGAAATTAATTTAGCCGGAGCAAACTTAAGTGGCATTGACTTAAGTGAAATCAATCTGCGGCGTGCCAACCTTCAGCAGGCTAACTTGTGCGGCACTAATCTTAATTCGGCAAATTTGCGAGAGTCCAATTTAATTGACGCCAACCTCCGAGAAGCTAACCTGACTGAAGTGAACTGCATTGGCGCAGACTTAACTCGTGCCAATCTCTACGAAGCTAACTTGACCCGTGCCGGAATGCGGGGAACTAAGCTCGTTGAAGCAAACCTGACGCGCGCCATCCTGTTAGAAGCCAATTTAGGAGAAGCTATCCTAAACCAAGCCAACCTCAGCGAAGCCAACCTCAGCCATGCCGCCCTCCATCGTGCAAAGCTAGCTGAAACCAATTTGACCCATGCTGTTTTGAATAGCGCCAACTTGACTAGTGCAATGCTAACTGGCGCGATTTTGGAAGGTGCAATTTTGACGAATGCCATCTTGCACGGCGTGAGCTTAGAAGAAGCTGATTTGCGAGAAGCTGATCTCAGCCGCGCTCAGTGCGTGGGAGCAAATTTGATCAATGCTAACCTCTGTCAAATTAATGGGCGAGGCTTAAATTTAAGCTGGACTTCTTTACGGGGAGCTAAACTGCGTCGGGCAAATCTTTATCGAGCAGTGCTGTGCTGGGCAAACTTGAGCGAAACCGATTTGAGTGAAGCGGTATTGATTAGCGCCAATATCAACCAGGCGAACTTCCAGCACGCGGACTTAACTGCAACTGTTATGCCTAGCGGCTCTACCCATAATTAA
- a CDS encoding PIN domain-containing protein: MSLVCFDTHVIIWGVRGQSTCGQEENIGKAKQLIDKCEKDETSIMIPSIVVAEVLCGLEPRLHSALNGLMHRRFIVLPFDTQAALRFAEMWRTKREPQDRGGISRSEMKADLMIIATAVAKGASCIYSEDLGLKKFAQDYIDVKPLPNIERQMSIEDI; this comes from the coding sequence ATGAGCTTAGTTTGTTTTGATACTCACGTGATTATTTGGGGCGTGAGGGGGCAATCAACCTGCGGACAGGAAGAAAACATAGGCAAAGCTAAGCAGTTGATTGACAAATGCGAGAAAGACGAAACCAGTATCATGATTCCGTCCATAGTTGTTGCAGAAGTTTTGTGTGGTTTAGAGCCAAGACTTCATAGTGCATTGAATGGACTCATGCACCGTCGGTTTATTGTTCTACCTTTTGATACCCAAGCTGCTCTTCGATTTGCAGAGATGTGGAGAACCAAACGGGAGCCTCAAGATAGAGGTGGAATATCCAGATCTGAAATGAAGGCTGATTTAATGATTATTGCTACAGCAGTAGCAAAAGGAGCGAGCTGCATCTACAGTGAAGATTTAGGTCTCAAGAAGTTTGCTCAAGACTACATTGACGTGAAGCCACTGCCTAACATTGAAAGACAGATGTCTATAGAGGATATTTAA